TCTCTGACAACATCCGGCGTATCTCTCGTTCCGCAGACTGACGATAACGGTTATTTCGTCGGTACTATGCTCGGAAAGGATACGGAGCTGGGCTCGGTCAACGATGAAAGCGGCTTACAATGGCTTGGCGAAGTACAGCATGATACTGCGCAGCATGTCCCCGGAGATGTGGCCTCGTTTGATTTTACCATCACGGACACATGGAAAACGGCATCGAAAAAAGATATACATTTGAAATATACTCTTGTCGGAGAATTAGGGAATTTAACGCTTGCCGCCGGGATCCCTCCGCGCAACAAGGTGGGCAATCCGAAAAAGCTTGACTATATATTATCGGAAAGAGAAAACGAATCAGGTTCACTCGACAGCCTTTTCTGCTCGGTTGTCGAACCTTATTCCGTAAAGTCGAATATTCTGAATGTCAGATTGCTCCGGGCTTTCCGTAATGGTGAACCTGTGCTTGACAACAGCGCAAAAGCGGTCAAGGTTTCACTTTCAGACGGGCGTTCGGATGTGTTTATAATTTCATATGACAGAAGTTGCCTGATAAACATAGACGGACTGTTTGATTTCAAAGGCTTTTTTGCCTGCGTCAGATACGCTGCGGATGGCAGCGTGGTTTCGGTGAACGCAGTTGATGCCGATGAGGTGTGCGGGATTAAGGGAACGGCTAGATTCGAGGGAAGAGTTTGTGGTTTTACAAAGGAGCTTTGCGATAAGAATCATATAGATGTCGTCTTTACCGGCGAGCTTCACACAGATATTTCCGGGCTTGCGGGTAAGGTTGTATATGTTGAAAACGACGGCGCATTAAACGGCGCGTATAATATCCTTTCAGCTGAACCAATTAGTAACAATACAGTAAGGCTTGACATCGGCGATGTGACTCTGATACGATCCTATCGAAACGCGAACGAAGGAGATCTTGGATATATATATAATATCTCCGAAGGCGCCGATGTTCATATACCGATGACGATCAGGGTATAGATATAAAAATTTTATTATTGTTAACAATAATATGAACAGGCGCGGTTTACAAATCGCATTTTCTGCGTTATAATACCTAAGTTGGCATATAATCTTTTTTATATATTTGGAGATGAAAAAACAATGGAAAAGAAAATCATTGTCGAAACAAGTGCGAGACATGTCCATATGACCGAAGAACAAATCGGCATACTTTTCGGCACCGGACATCAGCTTACGAAAAAAAAAGACCTTTCTCAGCCCGGGCAATTTGCCTGTGAAGAAAAAGTAGATGTCGTAGGCCCGAAAGGCACAATTAAAAATATCAGTATTCTCGGACCGGCAAGAAAATCGGCTCAGGTTGAGGTTTCGCTTTCCGATGCCCGTACCCTCGGCATATCCGCTCCGATAAAAGAATCCGGGGATATC
This Oscillospiraceae bacterium DNA region includes the following protein-coding sequences:
- a CDS encoding phosphate propanoyltransferase, producing MEKKIIVETSARHVHMTEEQIGILFGTGHQLTKKKDLSQPGQFACEEKVDVVGPKGTIKNISILGPARKSAQVEVSLSDARTLGISAPIKESGDIAGTPGCKIVGPCGEITISEGLIAAKRHIHFTPAQAKEFGVSDKQIVSVRIEGPRSLVFGEVVVRVNEKFDAAMHIDTDESNAASAVPGTMGIIL